The following proteins are encoded in a genomic region of Dyadobacter sp. UC 10:
- a CDS encoding winged helix-turn-helix transcriptional regulator, protein MTRDEQIRMAGEILSDPRNQKQEVQALQDTMYVIGGKWRLLIINSICNGNRRFRDIQRSIPGITTRMLSRELKDMEANQLIKRTVTPDTPVLVEYTETDYCMSFGGIILEMISWGKQHREKVMKSQTE, encoded by the coding sequence ATGACAAGAGACGAGCAGATCAGGATGGCGGGAGAAATCCTGTCCGATCCGAGAAACCAGAAGCAGGAAGTTCAGGCATTGCAGGATACTATGTACGTCATCGGCGGGAAATGGAGGCTGTTGATTATCAACTCAATATGCAACGGAAACAGGCGTTTCCGGGATATTCAGAGGAGCATACCCGGCATTACAACCCGGATGTTGTCGCGGGAGTTGAAGGATATGGAGGCCAATCAGCTGATCAAACGTACGGTAACCCCGGACACGCCGGTGCTTGTTGAATATACGGAAACGGATTACTGTATGTCCTTTGGCGGGATTATTCTGGAAATGATCAGCTGGGGCAAGCAGCACCGTGAAAAAGTAATGAAAAGTCAAACCGAATAA
- a CDS encoding DoxX family protein, with the protein MKTSKIIYWTGAALTSLWFGASGFFELTRNPLVWEITQQLGYPAHFIYLLGVAKLSGVAVLLIPNRLLRLKEWVFAGIFFDITFAFFSKLAVLGLPATLDAVIAFVMVTVTYIMFRKLYPAMYTKI; encoded by the coding sequence ATGAAAACTTCAAAAATTATCTATTGGACTGGCGCAGCATTGACTTCACTATGGTTTGGCGCAAGCGGCTTTTTCGAACTGACTAGAAACCCGCTGGTGTGGGAGATCACGCAGCAACTCGGCTATCCTGCCCATTTCATTTACCTTCTGGGCGTAGCCAAACTTTCCGGTGTGGCCGTGCTGCTGATTCCAAACCGATTATTAAGATTGAAAGAATGGGTTTTCGCAGGTATATTCTTTGATATTACCTTTGCCTTCTTCTCTAAGCTGGCCGTCCTCGGATTGCCCGCTACCCTTGACGCTGTCATCGCATTTGTAATGGTAACAGTAACTTACATAATGTTCAGAAAGCTTTATCCCGCCATGTACACGAAGATTTAG
- a CDS encoding heme-binding domain-containing protein, which translates to MKQPGLTFYRGAAIMVIVIFVGLQIISPSIENPPVTSEIVVPVEVKQILERACYDCHSNESKVEWFDKIAPASFLVAHDMEEARSRFNFSEWDKNPPAVQELLLWEMVNAIEQKKMPLKRYQLAHSGSKVSASELAVLKQYVNTLPGRNKVDTARIVAQTSSIRKVTTGKTPVSLNGIPYSADYKNWKIISLTDKFDGGSTRIVYGNDIMVKAIQNRRLPFPDGARIVKVVWGKQVEDAEGNVLPGNFQNAQFMVKDSKKYSATEGWGFAKFDGLALKPAGKTILFEQTCINCHRLLSPENDFVFNIPTK; encoded by the coding sequence ATGAAACAGCCAGGGTTAACATTTTACAGAGGCGCGGCGATCATGGTAATAGTGATCTTTGTGGGATTGCAAATCATTTCTCCTTCCATTGAAAATCCGCCTGTGACCAGTGAGATCGTGGTTCCAGTGGAGGTGAAGCAGATATTGGAGCGGGCGTGTTATGATTGTCATTCCAATGAATCGAAGGTGGAATGGTTTGATAAAATTGCCCCGGCGTCTTTCCTGGTAGCGCACGACATGGAGGAAGCGCGTTCGCGGTTTAATTTTTCGGAATGGGACAAGAATCCGCCGGCTGTGCAGGAATTGTTGCTCTGGGAAATGGTGAATGCGATCGAACAGAAAAAAATGCCTTTGAAACGTTACCAGCTCGCGCATTCCGGCAGCAAAGTATCCGCATCCGAACTGGCAGTTTTGAAACAATATGTGAACACACTTCCAGGGAGGAACAAGGTCGATACAGCCCGGATCGTGGCACAAACTTCTTCAATTCGAAAAGTTACAACCGGGAAAACGCCGGTTTCCTTAAATGGCATTCCATATTCTGCGGATTACAAAAACTGGAAGATTATCAGCCTGACTGACAAATTCGACGGCGGGAGCACGCGGATCGTTTACGGAAACGACATCATGGTGAAGGCCATTCAAAATCGCCGGCTTCCGTTTCCCGACGGCGCGCGGATCGTGAAGGTTGTTTGGGGAAAACAGGTGGAGGATGCCGAAGGTAATGTGCTGCCAGGCAACTTTCAAAATGCGCAGTTTATGGTGAAGGACAGCAAGAAGTACAGCGCAACAGAAGGCTGGGGATTTGCCAAATTCGATGGTCTCGCACTGAAACCGGCAGGCAAAACCATCCTTTTCGAGCAAACTTGCATCAACTGTCATCGACTGTTATCCCCTGAGAATGACTTTGTATTCAACATCCCGACCAAATAA
- a CDS encoding sensor histidine kinase encodes MVTPSTLKVSDTIIWTSSIVIGLLSSVPQLASHQFVPLEAAVNAGITAAFAVIMWYFNIYMLSRKSNRAQGQQISYAKLLNSLAFGLVIMLALAYIQQLILSHIDFGPAMLMVEVRGILINLVFYMFLNMLQQNYENQHVSMELERFRNDNLSAQYDLLKQQVNPHFLFNSLNTLKAMVETGDQQSVDFILKLANFYRYTLESRKLDLISLKEEMEILNAYLFLQKARFEDGFIFQNKLDDAVLDTLIPPFTLQLLVENCLKHNIVSLNRPLQIRIFVEGESIVVENQVQLRKNQEDSLGVGLKNIELKYSHLLNKKVEVTDSQNLFQVRLPIIYEHRNH; translated from the coding sequence ATGGTAACACCATCAACATTGAAAGTTTCTGATACCATCATCTGGACGAGCTCCATCGTGATCGGTTTGCTTTCCTCGGTGCCGCAGCTGGCCTCGCACCAGTTTGTGCCTTTGGAGGCAGCCGTAAATGCGGGCATTACGGCTGCGTTTGCGGTGATTATGTGGTACTTCAATATTTACATGCTTTCGCGAAAAAGCAACCGGGCGCAGGGACAGCAAATATCGTATGCCAAATTGCTCAATTCACTGGCATTTGGTCTTGTCATTATGCTTGCGCTGGCTTACATTCAGCAGCTTATCCTTTCTCACATTGATTTTGGTCCCGCGATGCTGATGGTGGAAGTTCGTGGTATTCTGATCAACCTGGTATTTTATATGTTCCTCAATATGCTGCAACAAAACTATGAAAACCAGCATGTCAGCATGGAATTGGAGCGGTTTCGAAATGATAATCTCAGTGCGCAATATGATCTTCTGAAGCAGCAGGTAAACCCTCATTTTCTGTTCAATAGCTTGAATACGCTCAAAGCGATGGTCGAAACAGGCGATCAGCAGTCGGTGGATTTTATATTAAAACTCGCCAACTTTTACCGCTATACGCTGGAAAGCCGCAAGCTGGATCTGATTTCTTTGAAAGAAGAAATGGAGATCCTGAATGCTTATCTTTTTTTGCAGAAGGCCAGGTTTGAGGATGGGTTTATTTTTCAAAACAAGCTTGATGACGCAGTTTTAGACACATTAATCCCTCCGTTTACATTGCAATTACTGGTCGAAAACTGTCTCAAACACAACATTGTATCCCTAAACCGGCCTTTACAGATCCGCATTTTCGTGGAGGGTGAAAGCATTGTTGTTGAAAACCAGGTTCAGCTTAGAAAAAACCAGGAAGATTCGCTGGGCGTGGGATTGAAAAACATTGAGCTCAAATACAGTCATTTACTAAATAAAAAGGTGGAGGTTACTGACAGCCAAAACCTATTTCAGGTTAGACTTCCCATTATTTATGAACATCGTAATCATTGA
- a CDS encoding LytR/AlgR family response regulator transcription factor, translating into MNIVIIEDELKTARSLENILRELRPLAKITGPYQSVEEAVEALSAELQPDLIFMDIQLADGLSFEIFKSVEITCPVVFCTAFDEYSLEAFKRNGVDYVLKPFSKEDIAGALGKVDDLKNFFQQKAIPDLSELLNRMAPQADKTSFLVFKHQKYTTVQTAQIAFFYIRNETSMIMCFDGQEFSLSQSLDQIAASVSQKQFFRVNRQYLVNFSAIKEIEHYFMRKLYVKLVIETPDQLLINKEKAPSFLGWMENR; encoded by the coding sequence ATGAACATCGTAATCATTGAGGATGAGCTGAAAACAGCCAGGTCCCTCGAAAATATCCTCCGCGAACTACGTCCGCTGGCCAAAATCACCGGTCCATATCAGAGTGTGGAAGAAGCGGTTGAGGCGCTTTCGGCGGAACTGCAGCCAGACCTGATTTTCATGGACATTCAGCTGGCCGATGGGCTGAGTTTTGAAATTTTTAAATCGGTGGAGATCACTTGTCCGGTCGTTTTTTGTACCGCTTTTGATGAATATTCACTGGAAGCTTTCAAGCGGAATGGTGTTGATTATGTGCTGAAACCATTCTCAAAAGAAGACATCGCAGGTGCGCTCGGCAAAGTTGATGACCTGAAAAACTTCTTCCAGCAAAAAGCAATTCCCGACCTGAGCGAACTATTAAACAGAATGGCCCCGCAAGCCGATAAAACCAGTTTTCTGGTTTTTAAACATCAGAAGTACACGACGGTCCAAACCGCGCAGATCGCCTTTTTCTACATCCGGAACGAGACTTCAATGATCATGTGTTTCGACGGACAGGAATTTTCACTGAGCCAATCCCTCGATCAGATCGCGGCTTCGGTGAGTCAGAAGCAATTTTTCCGGGTAAACCGGCAGTATCTGGTCAACTTTTCTGCGATTAAGGAAATCGAGCATTATTTTATGCGGAAACTGTATGTTAAGCTGGTCATAGAAACACCCGATCAATTGCTGATCAACAAGGAGAAAGCGCCATCGTTTCTTGGTTGGATGGAGAATCGGTGA
- a CDS encoding ribosomal maturation YjgA family protein produces the protein MIYILIHNNSSSPVSLRNRMLYGLLTAGVMLTGFLSRRLLGHHAFIRLYVGDVLWAMMVFFGFAFVFRKWSTWQVAAAALAFSVCIEISQLYHAPWIDAIRNMPLGALILGFTFVWSDLLCYSVGVGLGLIAETFVVGRVTKRS, from the coding sequence TTGATTTACATATTGATACACAACAATTCTTCTTCGCCGGTTTCGCTCAGGAACCGGATGCTTTACGGGTTACTTACAGCTGGTGTGATGCTCACTGGTTTTTTGTCGCGGCGCCTGCTCGGGCATCATGCATTTATTAGGCTGTATGTGGGTGATGTGTTATGGGCGATGATGGTGTTTTTTGGCTTTGCTTTTGTTTTTCGTAAATGGTCGACGTGGCAGGTGGCTGCGGCAGCACTTGCATTTTCCGTTTGCATTGAGATCAGCCAGCTATACCATGCGCCCTGGATCGATGCGATCCGGAATATGCCGCTGGGAGCATTGATACTCGGTTTTACATTCGTTTGGAGCGATTTGCTTTGTTATAGTGTGGGAGTAGGACTAGGCTTGATTGCCGAGACTTTTGTTGTTGGTCGTGTTACAAAACGCAGCTGA
- a CDS encoding pirin family protein, with translation MLDIIIESRKAEIVPGFEVKRILPFQLRRMVGPFIFMDHGGPVSIPTPSATNLDVLPHPHIGLSTVSYLFSGKVMHRDSLGVEQVIRPGEVNWMTAGKGIAHSERFEDPAILAGGELEMIQTWVALPERDEESDPSFQNYTPEQLPIFTDTGIWMRLIAGSAYGLTNEVNTSSPMFYLHVVLNEGARFGLPHGHSERGAYIVRGSVEIGGVTYTAGKLLVFTKGVDPVIIAKENTTLMMLGGEHLGDRYIWWNFVSSRKERIEQAKEDWKQGRIILPPTDNEEFVPLPKDNSRPAGGPPPNALS, from the coding sequence ATGCTTGATATCATTATTGAATCCAGAAAAGCCGAAATAGTCCCGGGTTTTGAAGTGAAACGCATCCTGCCCTTTCAGCTCCGCAGAATGGTAGGGCCGTTTATTTTTATGGATCACGGCGGTCCGGTGAGTATACCTACGCCTTCGGCGACAAATCTGGATGTACTGCCACACCCGCACATTGGCTTGTCTACGGTCAGTTATTTGTTCAGCGGAAAAGTAATGCACAGGGACAGCCTTGGGGTAGAGCAGGTTATCAGGCCGGGCGAAGTAAACTGGATGACGGCCGGCAAAGGCATAGCCCACAGCGAACGCTTTGAAGACCCGGCTATACTGGCGGGGGGCGAACTTGAAATGATTCAGACCTGGGTAGCGCTACCCGAAAGAGACGAAGAATCCGACCCTTCCTTTCAAAACTATACACCGGAACAGCTGCCTATATTCACCGACACGGGAATCTGGATGCGGCTAATTGCTGGCAGTGCCTATGGATTGACAAACGAGGTCAACACCAGCTCCCCCATGTTTTATCTCCATGTTGTATTAAATGAAGGTGCAAGATTCGGCCTGCCGCACGGACATAGTGAAAGAGGTGCGTACATCGTCAGAGGCAGTGTGGAAATCGGCGGCGTCACTTATACCGCCGGGAAACTACTGGTGTTTACAAAAGGCGTGGATCCCGTCATCATCGCAAAGGAAAATACAACACTGATGATGCTGGGCGGCGAGCATTTGGGCGACCGTTACATTTGGTGGAACTTCGTATCCAGCCGAAAGGAAAGGATCGAACAGGCGAAAGAAGACTGGAAACAGGGACGAATTATTTTGCCTCCAACGGATAATGAAGAGTTTGTGCCGCTTCCGAAGGATAATTCCAGACCGGCAGGCGGCCCCCCTCCAAATGCTTTGTCTTAG
- a CDS encoding carboxylesterase family protein — translation MPRQFYYFAIFLFVILILQEILITAMLTAGGRSIYTLDSFVPYFILVSVTQALAVVIQLLYCYGRQYIWPFRAGWLCIISLSVHTAVVYEILINQNLERWYYYSYCAVSAANLLLGLSLVVSKSRAHFWLKWIGITSICVHTAQIALLTWYTVFADFQMKAVLSQAGFVLSWLMVAVTGLWIMHFIGQAKADKSSGSLSRLSMSSFVFILVVLSWFSVSQGTDFYMESSAPLPVRNVSATERTLAERFEPHLFVSRDGEKLPYRLMKPLDYDSTRKYPIVLCLHHGGVHGRDNAAQVQGSYAPVLANYDNRRNHPAFLLVPQCEVGAGWMDPEVDAAVMELMASLEKQYNIDTLRRYVLGESGGGYGSWHFIGNHPGMFAAAIPVCGGGEEELAQNMADVSIWAFHGTNDELVPVSYSRKMVNALRKAGSKPRYTEFPGADHYIGKQVADTPGIWDWLFMQKRKD, via the coding sequence ATGCCAAGGCAGTTTTACTATTTCGCAATCTTCCTTTTTGTTATTCTGATTTTGCAGGAAATTTTGATAACGGCGATGCTAACGGCTGGTGGGCGAAGCATTTATACCCTGGATTCGTTCGTGCCCTATTTTATCCTGGTATCCGTCACGCAGGCACTTGCCGTCGTGATCCAGCTGCTTTATTGCTATGGTCGCCAATACATCTGGCCTTTCCGGGCGGGTTGGCTTTGTATCATCTCGCTATCGGTGCACACGGCCGTTGTGTATGAGATTCTTATTAATCAAAACCTGGAACGCTGGTATTACTATTCTTACTGCGCTGTGTCCGCAGCGAATTTACTACTAGGGTTAAGTTTGGTTGTTTCCAAAAGCCGCGCGCATTTTTGGCTGAAATGGATTGGCATCACGTCGATTTGCGTCCATACAGCACAAATCGCATTATTGACCTGGTACACAGTCTTTGCCGATTTCCAAATGAAGGCGGTGCTTTCGCAGGCTGGTTTCGTGCTTAGCTGGCTGATGGTCGCGGTAACAGGGTTATGGATCATGCATTTCATTGGGCAGGCAAAAGCGGACAAAAGTTCCGGCAGTCTGTCCCGGTTATCGATGAGTAGTTTTGTGTTCATTCTGGTTGTATTAAGCTGGTTTTCGGTCTCCCAGGGTACCGATTTTTATATGGAAAGCAGTGCTCCTTTACCTGTACGGAACGTTTCAGCAACAGAGCGCACGCTTGCAGAACGTTTTGAACCGCATCTTTTTGTAAGTCGTGATGGTGAAAAGTTACCTTACCGTCTGATGAAACCGCTTGACTATGATTCCACCCGAAAATATCCCATTGTGCTCTGCCTGCACCATGGCGGAGTGCACGGGCGGGACAATGCGGCACAGGTACAGGGCTCCTATGCGCCTGTGCTGGCGAATTATGACAACCGCAGAAATCACCCCGCTTTCCTGCTGGTACCGCAATGTGAAGTAGGAGCAGGCTGGATGGACCCCGAGGTAGATGCTGCTGTCATGGAATTAATGGCTTCTCTCGAAAAACAATATAACATTGATACACTGCGACGATATGTACTCGGTGAGTCAGGCGGCGGCTACGGATCGTGGCATTTCATTGGAAATCATCCTGGTATGTTCGCGGCTGCTATCCCAGTCTGTGGCGGAGGCGAGGAAGAGTTGGCCCAAAACATGGCGGATGTAAGCATCTGGGCTTTTCACGGGACTAATGACGAGCTGGTCCCGGTAAGTTATTCAAGAAAAATGGTGAATGCGCTCCGTAAAGCAGGCAGTAAGCCGCGCTACACCGAATTTCCGGGCGCTGACCATTATATCGGTAAGCAGGTAGCTGACACGCCGGGTATCTGGGATTGGCTTTTTATGCAAAAAAGGAAAGATTGA
- a CDS encoding GH39 family glycosyl hydrolase translates to MKNLFWKTGIITAFVAAVVSASAFAQDKSAEKPAVVEVDFGKTVGPMKPVWAWFGYDEPNYTYMKEGKKLLSEIADLSPVPVYVRAHCLLCTGDGTAALKWGSTNAYTEDENGKPVYNWAIVDSIFDTYVQRGMKPLAQIGFMPKALSVNPEPYQHDWKPGDPYNKIMTGWAYPPKDYQKWADLVYNWVKHSVERYGQKEVESWYWEVWNEPNGYWKGTMEEFFKLYDYSADAVKRALPTARIGGLNIAGTSSPGGKKWLEAFLLHCAEGTNYVTGKKGAPLDAVLFHAKGSPKLINGVVRMNMSPQLRDIQTGFKSVLAYPQFKNLPLIVGESDPEGCAACGMATNPSNAYRNGTMYSSYTAATFARKYALADEYQINFLGAVSWSFEFENQPWFYGFRDLATNGVDKPVLNVFRMFGKMSGSRVEVKSSRMYPLQMVLDSSIRGEQTEIGALASKDGNSAAVMLWNYHDDDLQGVAEPVKLILNSLNSKKIKITEYRIDREHSNSYEAWKKMGSPQSPDKTQIAALEKAGKLEKMEKAPAVESQNGKTTVRLALPRQAVSLLTIEW, encoded by the coding sequence ATGAAAAACCTCTTTTGGAAGACAGGAATAATCACGGCTTTTGTGGCTGCCGTAGTCAGTGCCAGTGCATTCGCACAGGATAAAAGTGCGGAGAAGCCGGCCGTAGTTGAAGTGGATTTCGGCAAGACAGTCGGGCCGATGAAACCTGTATGGGCGTGGTTTGGATACGATGAGCCGAATTATACTTACATGAAAGAGGGTAAGAAACTCCTTTCGGAAATTGCTGACCTAAGTCCTGTGCCTGTGTATGTTCGCGCGCACTGCCTTTTGTGCACAGGAGATGGTACCGCCGCGCTGAAATGGGGCTCGACCAACGCCTACACCGAAGACGAAAACGGGAAGCCCGTGTACAATTGGGCGATTGTTGACAGCATATTTGATACCTATGTACAAAGAGGGATGAAACCGCTGGCGCAGATTGGGTTTATGCCAAAAGCATTGTCCGTCAATCCGGAACCATATCAGCACGACTGGAAACCCGGCGATCCTTACAATAAGATCATGACCGGCTGGGCATATCCGCCGAAAGACTACCAGAAATGGGCGGATCTGGTGTATAATTGGGTAAAACACAGCGTAGAGCGCTACGGTCAGAAAGAAGTGGAAAGCTGGTACTGGGAAGTTTGGAATGAACCGAATGGTTACTGGAAAGGCACGATGGAGGAATTTTTTAAATTGTACGACTATTCGGCCGACGCTGTAAAAAGGGCATTGCCTACGGCGAGGATCGGCGGGTTGAACATTGCGGGCACATCTTCGCCCGGCGGTAAAAAATGGCTGGAAGCATTTCTGCTGCATTGTGCAGAAGGTACCAATTATGTTACAGGTAAAAAGGGCGCCCCGCTAGACGCGGTTCTTTTTCATGCGAAAGGCTCTCCCAAGCTCATCAACGGTGTTGTCAGGATGAATATGTCGCCGCAGCTGCGTGATATTCAGACGGGCTTCAAATCAGTGCTGGCTTATCCTCAATTTAAAAACCTGCCGCTCATCGTAGGCGAATCCGACCCGGAGGGCTGCGCTGCTTGCGGAATGGCTACCAATCCCTCCAATGCATACCGGAACGGAACGATGTATTCCAGTTACACCGCCGCCACTTTTGCCCGGAAATATGCATTGGCAGATGAGTACCAGATCAATTTTCTCGGTGCGGTTTCCTGGTCGTTTGAATTTGAAAACCAGCCCTGGTTTTATGGTTTTCGCGATCTGGCGACAAATGGCGTAGATAAGCCGGTACTGAATGTATTCAGGATGTTTGGTAAAATGAGTGGCAGCAGAGTAGAAGTGAAAAGCAGCCGCATGTACCCGCTTCAAATGGTGCTCGATTCAAGCATCCGCGGCGAGCAGACAGAAATAGGAGCGCTGGCTTCGAAAGACGGGAACAGCGCCGCTGTAATGCTGTGGAACTATCACGACGACGATCTGCAGGGAGTGGCAGAGCCGGTTAAACTGATACTGAATAGTTTGAATTCAAAAAAGATTAAAATCACAGAATACAGGATCGACCGCGAACATAGTAATTCGTATGAAGCCTGGAAGAAAATGGGTTCTCCGCAAAGCCCGGACAAAACGCAGATAGCAGCGTTGGAAAAAGCCGGAAAGCTTGAAAAAATGGAGAAAGCACCGGCAGTCGAAAGTCAAAATGGGAAGACTACCGTGCGCTTAGCACTGCCCAGGCAGGCGGTTTCACTTTTGACAATAGAATGGTAA
- a CDS encoding endonuclease/exonuclease/phosphatase family protein, producing the protein MKKLNCLLFLFLTLSTLSFAQKNTINVASYNLRYNTANDGVNAWPNRKENVKGLIQFHEFDIFGVQEALVGQLRDVAELKEFTFIGKGRDDGKEGGEHSAIFYKKDRFKLLQSGDFWLSETPDKPGKGWDATCCNRICSWGKFQDLASKKEFFFFNVHFDHQGVEARKESGKLMVKKINEIAGKATTFLTGDFNSTPETEQIKAIQGILNDTHEVTKQPPYGPEGTFNSFKFDAPMDKRIDYIFVSKNIDVLKYGVLTDAKEQRYPSDHQPVVIKALIK; encoded by the coding sequence ATGAAAAAACTCAATTGCCTGCTTTTCCTCTTTTTGACTTTGTCAACGCTTTCTTTTGCGCAAAAGAACACGATCAATGTGGCGTCTTATAATCTCCGTTATAACACTGCCAACGATGGTGTAAATGCCTGGCCCAACCGGAAAGAGAATGTAAAAGGGCTTATTCAATTTCACGAATTCGACATTTTTGGCGTGCAGGAAGCATTGGTCGGTCAATTAAGGGATGTTGCCGAGCTGAAAGAATTTACTTTTATCGGCAAAGGCCGGGATGATGGAAAGGAAGGCGGAGAACATTCCGCTATTTTCTACAAAAAAGATCGGTTCAAGCTATTGCAATCGGGTGATTTCTGGCTGAGCGAAACGCCCGACAAGCCGGGTAAAGGCTGGGACGCAACCTGCTGCAACCGGATCTGTTCCTGGGGCAAATTTCAGGACCTGGCTTCAAAAAAAGAGTTCTTTTTCTTCAATGTACACTTTGACCACCAGGGTGTAGAAGCGCGCAAGGAGTCGGGTAAACTGATGGTAAAAAAAATTAATGAGATCGCAGGAAAGGCAACTACATTCCTGACCGGAGATTTTAACTCGACTCCGGAAACTGAGCAGATCAAGGCGATCCAGGGTATTTTGAACGACACCCACGAGGTAACCAAACAACCGCCGTACGGTCCGGAGGGAACATTTAACAGCTTCAAATTCGACGCCCCCATGGACAAGCGTATCGACTACATTTTTGTTAGCAAAAATATAGACGTTTTGAAGTACGGGGTCTTGACCGACGCGAAAGAGCAACGCTACCCTTCTGACCACCAGCCGGTTGTCATCAAGGCACTCATTAAATAA